The Chrysemys picta bellii isolate R12L10 chromosome 12, ASM1138683v2, whole genome shotgun sequence genome has a segment encoding these proteins:
- the LOC135974899 gene encoding uncharacterized protein LOC135974899 isoform X2, whose translation MRLLWITRASKFVTKPPSTQVSICTWDRHKGPMMDPCALISIPPEVLNVENITKVQNRLATLRGLSHPMEECLDHALLTFSREAGCLQENAQL comes from the exons ATGAGGCTGCTGTGGATTACCAG AGCCAGTAAATTTGTTACCAAGCCTCCATCGACCCAAGTATCCATCTGCACCTGGGACCGGCACAAGGGACCGATGATGGATCCCTGTGCCTTGATTTCCATCCCCCCAGAGGTGCTGAATGTGGAGAACATCACCAAGGTGCAGAATCGGTTGGCGACCCTGCGTGGCCTTTCTCACCCCATGGAGGAGTGCCTGGACCATGCGCTGCTGACGTTCAGCCGGGAGGCCGGCTGCCTGCAGGAGAACGCCCAGCTGTGA
- the LOC135974899 gene encoding uncharacterized protein LOC135974899 isoform X1 has product MYAKRLKSDLVELCKQRGLCIGRLTKEQLIARLEAEDRANELIPVPQGSSRANAAQAPVSVPAGSGQPAAEGFPRPLLPMPRGRVGRSSANTEGAVTPPASKGPSRRSSPASRGSSRRRSASVERHWLEWEKELKLRELEDREQQRQQEREEKERQRQENEKQRQHELELARLKGSEPPAAVSEGGPRTARSFDKCILAPRKEGEDMDDFLEAFETACELHRVDPADRLRVLTPLLDPKAVALYRQLEEAEKGDYELFKKALLREFGLTPEMYRERFRSQDKTPEISYLQLAVRMEGYASKWADGAQTKEDLVKLLVLEQLYERCPSDLRLWLVDRKPENPRQAGRLADEFVKSRSGDKREESQRNSPTTTQRESHHGTSPWENTEKTHQRGASGIRTIRPTQGDPWDMGCYHCGQKGHIRAQCPRLRDRLSRPNPQRVDWVETQPGERQHSQGRGAGRVPPAKEGGELQASSSRGLDAPDSGFLVYMVGAGVSLRREYLVPLEVDGRKVNGYWDTGAEVTLARPEVVAPDQVVPNTYLTLTGVGETPVKVRVARVHLKWGAKEGPKDVGVHPYLPTEVLMGGDLENWPSNPQRALVVTRSQSRRGALRPGLGEGALPEAQDPNLVGRERPGTRLREAAASDPAGEEEQVAIPVPAAEFQAELQRDPSLWKIRDLADLNAVQTMGRGGRKRFLWEKGFLYREWAPPGKMESGGIRRQLVVPQKYRRQLLYRAHDIPLSGHQGTWRTQQRLLRSFYWPGVFVTVRQYCRSCNPCQRGRKAWDKGKTALGPLPSIKDPFRRVAKVKRAALNQESPKHRPPDWSAGRRPQPSWSPRGMGVGKGHRPHKPSHMRTASAIKHPQPKGGRETGGAWCNSHQGMGGMRGHPWERG; this is encoded by the coding sequence atgtatgccaagcggcttaagagcgacctggtggagctgtgcaagcagagggggctgtgcattgggaggctcaccaaagaacagctcattgcccggctggaggcggaagatcgcgcgaatgaactgatccctgtgcctcagggaagcagccgggcaaatgcagcgcaggcaccagtgtctgtcccagctgggagtggtcagccggctgctgagggcttcccgagacccctccttcctatgcctaggggaagggtggggaggagctcagcaaataccgaaggcgccgtgacccccccggccagcaagggaccctcccggcgaagctcgccggccagcagaggatcctcccggcgacgttcggcatccgtggagcggcattggctggaatgggagaaagagctaaaactgagagagctggaggatcgtgaacaacagagacagcaggaacgggaggagaaagagagacagagacaggagaatgagaaacagcgtcagcatgaactggaactggcgagattgaagggcagcgaacccccggctgcggtgagtgaggggggacccaggactgcacggagctttgataagtgcatcctggccccacgcaaggagggggaggacatggatgacttcctggaggcctttgagacggcctgcgagctgcaccgggttgatcccgcggacagactccgggtccttacccccttactggaccccaaagccgtggcattgtaccgccaactggaagaggcagagaaaggggactacgaactattcaaaaaggccctgctacgtgagtttgggctgacccctgagatgtaccgggaaaggttccggagtcaggataaaacacctgagatctcatatctgcaactagccgtccgcatggaaggatacgccagcaagtgggctgatggggcccagacgaaggaggacctggtcaaactgctggtactggagcaactgtatgagcggtgcccatccgacctgaggctgtggttggtggacagaaagccagagaacccgcgacaggcaggccggctggccgatgagtttgtaaagagccggtcaggagataaaagggaggagtcccaaaggaacagtcccaccacaacgcagagagagagtcaccatgggacctccccgtgggaaaatacagaaaaaacccatcagaggggagcatccggcatcaggaccatccgacctactcaaggggacccatgggacatgggctgctaccactgtggccaaaagggccacatacgggcccagtgccctaggctcagggacagactgagcagaccgaacccacagagggttgactgggtagagacccagcccggcgaaaggcagcattcccagggaaggggggctggcagagtaccacctgctaaggagggaggagagctccaggccagctcctctagggggctggatgctccagactcagggtttttggtttatatggTAGGCGCGGGggtgtccctccggagagagtaccttgttcccctggaggtggatgggaggaaggtcaatggatactgggatacgggcgcagaggtgacgctggcccggcccgaggtggtggccccagatcaggtggtgcccaacacctacctgaccctgacgggggtgggcgaaacaccagtcaaagtgcgcgtggcaagggtacacctgaagtggggggccaaggagggccccaaggatgtgggggtacacccgtatttgcccactgaggtgttgatggggggggacctggagaactggccaagcaacccccaaagggcactggttgtgacccgcagtcagagccggcgaggggcactgcgccctggccttggggagggtgccttgcctgaggcgcaggaccctaacctggtggggagggaacgcccagggacacggctcagggaggctgcagcttcagacccagcgggcgaggaagagcaggtggccatccctgtcccagctgctgagttccaggccgagttacagagagacccctccttgtggaagataagggacctggccgaccttaatgcggtacagaccatgggacgaggtggccggaaaaggttcctgtgggagaaggggttcctgtaccgagaatgggctcccccagggaaaatggagtcgggggggatcaggaggcagctggtggtaccccagaagtatcgccgccagctgctgtaccgggcccatgacattcccctctcagggcaccagggaacctggcgtacccagcagaggctgctacggagcttttactggcctggggtctttgttactgtccgacagtactgccgatcctgtaacccctgtcagagggggaggaaggcctgggacaaggggaaaacagctttaggacccttgcccagcataaaggatcctttccggagggtggccaaggttaaaagggcggctctaaaccaagagagcccaaagcacagacctccagactggagcgctgggagaagaccacagcccagttggagccccagagggatgggggtggggaaagggcacaggccgcataaaccttcccacatgcgaactgcgagtgccatcaagcacccccaacctaagggggggcgtgaaactggaggggcctggtgtaattctcaccaaggaatgggagggatgcgggggcatccatgggaacgggggtag
- the LOC135974901 gene encoding uncharacterized protein LOC135974901: protein MESSQDRKRAPAWTEREVRDLLAIWGDEAVIAELRSSKRNGKVLEKISKAMKDRGHNRDTQQCRVKIKELRQAYHKAREANGRSGAEPQTCRYYAELHAILGGAATTTPTVCYDSLTGETHREDGSGNEEDDDGGTVGSSQQQGSGETGFPNSQDMFVTLDLEPVTPELTQDPQGTQETSAANVSPSQRLVNIRKRKRRTRDEMFTELQMSAQADRAQQNAWRQSMTEMRKAQYEREERWRAESREEQSKWRAEDDRWRQLADRRQEAMLRLLEHQSDMLERMVELQERQQEQRPPLQPLCNQQPSSPSSIASSPRRPRTRWGGLRPPSHSTPDDRPSIRRLGFNKS from the exons atggagtcctcccaggatcgcaaaagagctccagcatggaccgaacgggaggtacgagatctgctcgccatatggggcgatgaagcagtgatagctgaactccgtagcagtaaaagaaatggaaaagtattagaaaagatctccaaggccatgaaggaccgaggccataacagggacacacagcagtgccgcgtgaaaattaaggagctacggcaagcctaccacaaagccagagaagcaaacggaaggtccggggcagagccgcaaacttgccgctactacgcggagctgcatgcgatcctagggggtgcagccaccactaccccaaccgtgtgctatgactctctcactggagaaacacacagggaagacggttcggggaacgaggaagatgacgatggaggtactgtaggtagctcacagcagcaaggaagcggagaaaccggtttccccaacagccaggatatgtttgtgacactggacctggaaccagtaacccccgaactcacccaagaccctcagggcacacaggagacctctg ctgcaaatgtttctccttcgcagaggctcgtgaacattagaaagagaaaacgtaggacgagggacgagatgttcacggagctgcagatgtccgcccaggctgatagagcacagcagaatgcgtggaggcagtcaatgacggagatgagaaaagcccaatatgaacgagaggagaggtggcgggctgaatcgcgggaagaacagagcaagtggcgggctgaagacgataggtggcgtcagcttgcagacagacggcaagaggcaatgctccgtctgctggagcatcaaagtgatatgctcgagcgtatggttgagttgcaggaaaggcagcaggagcagagaccgccgctacagcccctgtgtaaccaacagccctcctccccaagttccatagcctcctcacccagacgcccaagaacacggtgggggggcctccgtccacccagtcactccaccccagatgatcgcccaagcatcagaaggctgggcttcaataagagttaa